The Lentzea guizhouensis genome contains a region encoding:
- a CDS encoding Nif3-like dinuclear metal center hexameric protein, with product MKLADVIAVLESAYPPKTAESWDAVGLVCGDPAEDVTGVLVCVDPTQSTVDEAVEVGAQLLVAHHPLLLRGVNGIPADDPKGALVHKLIRSGTALYCAHTNADSALNGVSDALAHAIGLEVTGPLEPADDPGTGLGRIGELPEAEPMRVFAQRVADALPATVQGVRATGDPERLVKRVAVCGGAGDSFLGAVARAGVDAYVTADLRHHPASEHVEAGGPALVDVAHWASEWPWCEQAAEILRQAFGGRVEVLVSTRRTDPWTVGATSSAAGGHA from the coding sequence GTGAAGCTCGCCGACGTGATCGCGGTCCTGGAGTCCGCGTATCCGCCGAAGACCGCCGAGAGCTGGGACGCGGTGGGCCTGGTCTGCGGTGACCCGGCCGAGGACGTCACCGGGGTGCTCGTCTGCGTCGACCCGACCCAGTCCACTGTGGACGAGGCCGTCGAGGTCGGTGCCCAGCTGCTCGTCGCCCACCACCCGCTGCTCCTGCGGGGCGTCAACGGGATTCCCGCCGACGACCCCAAGGGCGCGTTGGTGCACAAGCTGATCCGCAGCGGCACCGCGTTGTACTGCGCGCACACCAACGCCGACAGCGCGCTCAACGGCGTGTCGGACGCGCTCGCCCACGCGATCGGGCTGGAGGTCACCGGCCCGCTCGAGCCGGCGGACGACCCCGGCACCGGTCTGGGCCGCATCGGTGAGCTGCCGGAAGCCGAGCCGATGCGCGTGTTCGCCCAGCGCGTGGCCGACGCGTTGCCCGCGACCGTCCAGGGCGTGCGCGCCACCGGCGACCCGGAACGCCTGGTCAAGCGGGTCGCGGTGTGCGGAGGTGCCGGCGACAGCTTCCTCGGTGCCGTTGCTCGCGCCGGCGTCGACGCGTACGTGACCGCCGACCTGCGCCACCACCCCGCCTCGGAACACGTCGAGGCAGGCGGCCCCGCGCTCGTGGACGTGGCGCACTGGGCCAGCGAGTGGCCGTGGTGCGAGCAGGCGGCGGAAATCCTGCGGCAGGCCTTCGGCGGTAGGGTCGAGGTACTCGTCTCCACCCGCCGGACCGATCCGTGGACCGTCGGTGCGACGAGCTCAGCAGCAGGAGGACATGCGTGA